Within the Triplophysa dalaica isolate WHDGS20190420 chromosome 2, ASM1584641v1, whole genome shotgun sequence genome, the region TGTCGTGAAACACAAATAGGAAAAATTGTACAATGATGTTACAGACATATGTAAGCACAAAGTTGGCAAAAATAAGACCAGTGACAGTAAAATTCTTAATTTAAATACTATTATAACGCCCATAAAATGGTTAGGCCTTGGAATATAAACAAACCGAGCATAAATAAACCCATTGAGAACgtgaataaaatgttaaaattttgTTCTTTAATGAAACACATAGTTCAATTTAATTATCAAATATTAACTTAAATATACATTGAagtaataaattaatgaattgaTCCGACAATTAAACCTAAAGCAACAGACATTACAGTTACCGCAGCTAAAACAGCAATACAGAAAATACCTGTACGGATATCTTATGTGTATGTCCAAATGAGATATTTACATTGTACGTGACTGTTGGCATGAAACTAATATTTCTCAATAAGAAAACATTACTAAACATGGTGAATTTAACAAGCAACGACTCCATAATTATACGCTTATATTTGTACAAATAATTAACCAGAtaacatacattaaaataatttcaaagaaATTCCTTTTATACCTCTCGATTGTGCCTTCTCTAACGTTAAAAGCAGaacgaaagaaaaaagaaaagaaaactggtGTTTTCAAGCAATTTTCCCTATTTGCAGAGGGCCACGTTATCCTTGTTGTCTCAATATGATTTTCTCAAGCAAAAACGTGGAGGGAATCCCAATAAATATGTAATGAAGTAAACATTACCTCACATGATAAATAGTTCATAAGAAACATTGCGTTAGAGCGCAGGCGTATTGCAACAGATATTTGTCAGGACAAATCCCATCactaacaaaacaatttatccCCTCATCGTGTTCAATATACccaatattttctattttagtaACTAAGAGGTCAGATACACCAAAACGTTCAAAATCCATATGCCTTTACAAGACAAATACGGATATTCTCAGCATGTTTTGCCTAATTGGCTAGTTTTGTCATGAATAAAATCACAGAAGTGAAACTAGGACGACAGACAAAATATGCATGTAACAGCTAAATCAATCATTTACAAGAAGCTGtttggtttattatttaaaaatgttttctgaatAATTGTTAGACCTAGTCGTGTCCACTTTTTTCTGGTGGACCCTGAATTAACATCAGATTGGTGTGTGACATGCTgggaaataaatacttaaaatgaaaacactgaCAAACAATGCCAATCTTTTGACCTTAAGATTTTCTCAGGGTTGGTCAGTTTATAATTAGGCTACTGGTGCTGTGTGTAGCATTCATACAGAACACTTTCTGGTAAATTACTGAAATATGTTAAGCTTTAGGCAGGCTGTCTGATTGAGTTTTCAAGAGTCTTACTCCTCTGATATTGAAAGTGTGTTATAATAAGTGAGGAAAAACGAATGGTCTTACTTGATCAGTCAAACGATCCTTAAAATGATTCCACATCCCGTAATACGTGACAGTGATTTGGTTTTTTCAGTCTCTTTTGAATGTCACGATATTCTGGTTCAATGCACAAGTTATTGATGATTGAAAAAGTGTGAGataagaaatattttacaaatcGTCTCTAAACAGTTCTAGGAGTCTCTCGACGTGTGTTGGTCTTCGAATCAGTTTTGTTCGAGCTACACGCAAGCCGAGTATTTCATGCGTTTTTGTTTTTGCCTCTGGTTGCAAAACCAAACCCGCACTACGTTCTTTTTGAGGTCCAGCTTCTCTGCGATTGCTGCAATTTTCTCAGATGACGGACGCGGCTGAATAGCAAAATAAGCTTCGAGGGATCGTTTCTCGGGGGCCGCGATCGAGGTCCGCTTCCTCTTCTTCTCAGCCCCGTTGAAGAGCTCGGGTTTATTTAGTTTCTCCCGGTGTGACTTTTCAGCCTCCTCGAGCCAGGCTTGCAGGATGGGCTTCAGAGCGATCATGTTGTTGTGAGACAACGTGAGAGATTCAAATCGGCAGATGGTACTCTGGCTTAAAGAGCCCACACCCGGAATCTTCAGGTTGGCCAATGCTGACCCTACATCCGCTTGAGTCACACCGAGTTTGATCCGACGCTGTTTAAAACGCTCAGCGAACGCTTCCAAGTCCCTGGGATCTGCGTCGACGTCGCTCATGCAGCCCATGTGGGATGGCAGCCCATGGGCGTGAGCCATGTTGATGGCAGCTTGGTGCATGTGGTTCATGCCTGCCATGTGGGCAGGGTGCGCAGGCGTGGAGACCACCGAGCCGTCTGGCCCTGCCATGGCCCCAGCTAGTGCCAGTCCAGGGGCGATATGATCCAGCAGGTCCCCCTCCAGTCCCTGGTGCGGCTGGTGatggtggtgatgatggtggtggtggtgatggCTCCCAAGAGCGGACGGGTGCGAGATGGGCACGGACGACGACGAGGAGGACGAGGAGGTGCAAGGATGCGTGTTCATGGTGTGGTAGGTTGCGTCCGGCTTGAAGGGACTGTGATGAGGAGGGTGATGATGGTTTTTGGTCTGCGAGACTATATCCACCGCCGCCAGAGCTTCCGCGCGGGCCAACAAACTCTCATCCAAACCGCCGAATATATTGCTCTGCAATTGCAAATAGAATGCACACATAACTGTCAGCAGGGAATTCGCGCTCCACTCCgtggttttaaaacatttccagCATGTAAAAAAAGCAATCctaaaaaagaacacaaaaaacaagacaCATGCAACATCCCAGGTCATAAAAATTTATACGAAAGGCAAACCCGACTGAATACATAAGTTGGGAGGGAAAAATGGAGGTGTTGGGTGATTTGCTGCAcagacatgaaaaaaacatcaagCAGAAAAAGTGGGCTGTCAAAATGTGCCTTTAAGCGGTGATTATGCAGAATACGTACCGGTGGGTTTGGGAGACATGCTCGGCGCATCGCCTCCGAGCTGCCGCTGATCGTGTTGATGTGGCGGGACGACGAACAGGACGACGAGGGCGCGTTGGAAGTCAAAGTGGAAGAATGCAAACTGGAGTATTTGGGCTCTGATAAACTGGTGTGGGGCATGGCGAACGCCTGCTTGCTGTTCAGAGACATCATCATCATATTTGCGACCGAGCCTCGGCGAGTTCCTTTTAATAAGTTCAGACTCCGCCTTCTTCGACTGGAGTTCAAGCCCAGTCACTGCGAGGAAGTCTCAAGTCGCTGTCTGATACAAGTGGCGATGCAACGAACGGGAAGAGGATGATGCTCCGAGTCTCTAGATAGCACATCTATCACTAGCTAACGTTACGAGAGAAGGCTCTTCTGATCGCTCCGTCGCGTGGCTCGAGATGTGTCGCGAGTACCCGTTAGCCATGCAACCTTACGCACTGAAGGCGCGCTGCCGGTAAACTCCTTCAAAGATCAGCCCAACTCTTATCAAAACACTCCGCTGAATTTTGAATCGCCTTTTCCTCCGCCCTTTCAAAACATGTTACGTTTGCCACAGCGGAAGGTGATGATGTCTTTGGTGAGTTTGAATTTGCTCgcgtttaaaataaaagtttcttCTCTCTTCTCCTCGCGGAAATCTCCAAAATTACGTTGTTTAAAATAGTggttaaattgttaaaaaaccTTAATTCCGATTCTTGTTCAATTTGATTATGAGATAAAGGTGACAGTCGACTATGTTCAATGCTGCTGGGACCCGATCTGTCTGTGCTCTAAGACTAAGGGCAGCCTgcgtctctctttctctctctcttgctcacccattctctcactccctctcctCTCAGAGACTCTCTCGGCTGTACCTGAAAAACCTTTCATGATTTATTATTCTTCATTAGCCACAGCGCCGCTGGGGACTCTGCGCATGGGCAGTTGGAATGACTGCAGCTGGTATTGTAACATACTTCAATAAAGTTATTGGGGAAACCacaataatttaaagaaaaaaagatggaaATGAATCGCAGTCTACAATTAGGCACTCTATgtcacaaatgtaaatattatatataaagtaGGCCTTTATGGAAGTATAATAATGCAatactgtatgtgcatgtgCTTTCCATTTATTTTCGACTTGTCCAAATCAGGGCAATACGAACACCAATGTTCATGAAAAATAcctaaaatcaaaatgatattCTAAAAGAATGTGCGGTATTTGAGTCGAAGATTGAAGGCTTGCGGAAATATCCACAGAGAGACGTGAATGAGTATAAAGAAATCACCATAGCTCCATCATCTGCTGTCCCTGTTGgggaaaataaatcaaagtaaAACGCACGACTATCATTCCATTATAGCGAGGTAATCTGAGACACCGTCACCGCATTAAACAAATTATGTACAGTTAAATGTAGAGatattaaatctaaatgtaatttAGATTTGTGTGAGAACCTCTCAataattaaatttgatttaagaTAGATTTTTTgccgaattttttttttcagctaaTCGAATTGATAGACAAAGCAGTTACTGTTGAGGATCCATGAATTTAAAGTCGCGACAGAACAGGCTACAGTTTGTAAAGTGTTTCATTTATGACACGGAAAAGCGgatttttaaaaatctttacGATTTAATTGCAAACCCAATACAATTATATACTTGTCGCAGCGGGCTATTATCATATCTTCGTTCTAATCACCCTACTTCATCAgtgatttaattaaaaacctTTAATCATGTTCTAATTAACAAGGCTTGTCTAATTTGTTTAATCTATTCCAGTCCATTGGATGGGGTAATTGATGCATAGCGGCTCACTAGCATGTAAAAATGCACAGCCAACATGAGATCTAAATTGTATTTTAGGCGTAACATGTTTTACTTGTGCATAAAAACTGATGGTTTTCATAAttatacatatattaaatatatttatttaaagccaTCCAATCATTGGGTAAATGCATTGTTCTGTCGCTTTTGCTGTCAGTTTGCGGTGATGTTTTATGagtcattatattttttatcaataaaaGTAACATTCTAAATACGACACTATGAATTACTTGTCAATGTGTTACTCGTCATTGTACTAATAAGGATTTTTTTACGATTGAAAAGTTcgaatgtttaaaaatgatgtgcCAATTATTTTTATGGTTGGAATTCATGTAAAACCAAAGTGTAAGTGcctaaaaaagtaaaaaatatatagccCTATTAATTAATCTAAGGAAAATGTTAAGATTATCGCGGCAGTTCTTTTGGTAGCCTATAGCCTTCTAATAAATGTCCAGTGCTAATGACAAAACTAATACTGGCGATGGTGCAGTAGCCTATAGGTACAGTGCAGTATCTCTCAAATGGGAGGGCCACCCCTGGTGCGCGTGCTCAGGAGACTTCAAGGCCCAATCAATGTCGTCTTGTATATACCCAAGGACAGATTTATGATAAAACTTTAACGAAAGCATTTATATTTCATCACCCCTAAATCGGCAAATGAAATTTTCATTCAGAACGAAGCacacaaaagtatatctaacaTCAAACAAATCAATTGAGCTCCGCTCTGAGGCGATTGAGTCTGAGGAGAAGCTTTTGCTCACTAAACGATTGAGAAGCATATTTATCACGGAGATTTAAGTAGGCCTATGTGTTTAGCTTTAAAACATCTGAAATATACGCAGGTTAAAGTGAATATGATCTcgataaaaaagttaaatgacCAATGTGTTTGTTGCGCATGAaggtttattttctttgcacGTGTGCTCGCGACTTCTGTGCAAGAttattcaacaaataaaatatattaaacttaATAGCAGTAACTGTAAAAGTTTCACCCTTTAAGACACAAAAATCACCTTTTCTTACATTATTTTCCGTCTTTCTATGCGTGTGTCTCTTCTTTGATGATATTGCGCTTCAATTTGTATTACTAGACAGGTGCCTTAAGAAGCTAGGTTTGCAAGGATTTTTCACCTTCAAACGCTACGTCCGCGTACTCACATACACGCTTTTATAAGGACGCTCCCGACAAAAATTTGAGCTTCCTAGACCTTttcttttacataaaaataaaactgcaccGAGTCGCAACAACCGAAAACAGGAGGATAAAAGAGGGAGGCAAAATAACAGCCATGCTTGATGTACAGTAGCTCAGGTGACTTGTTTGCTTTTTTTGACGCACATCAGAATCAAGGTATGCCGCCGTGGAGCTTGTGTGCTTTACACAAAGACTTTCTCACGAGCATCCCTCAGGAGCCGAGCACGTTAACAATCCCAATTACATCCGGACCACCAGAGACAGCTGTTTTAATACCCAGCGCTCCTTTGCGCCACCAACACAGTCACTGCAGCTCTAAGAACATAAGGACAAAAGATGCATCACCGGAATGTGGGAAAGAAGGGAAAGCTACAGATAAAGTAAGGGAGAGAAGAGACAAAGAGTCAAAAGAAAGATTGAGAATGGTGCTGTGCGAGTGGGAGTGTGCGAGATATTTAGAGAGGAATCAAGAAAGCGTGTGAGAGAAGACTCTGAGAATgtatgtctctgtgtgtgtgtgaaagagtaacagaaggaaaataaaaaatctctctttctTCCCTGCTCTCAGTAGTAGAAGTTAAATTCACAGCAGCGTCTCTCAATATGCTCAGAGCTCTTGCATGCAGAGGCATAAGGTTGGCGCTTAGACTAGGAACCAGTAGGTGTGCAAAAGGACATGACCATAGCAATTAACTTTAGCTAAAAAGCCAATAAAAGACCTTTGTCATTCCC harbors:
- the pou4f2 gene encoding POU domain, class 4, transcription factor 2; its protein translation is MMMMSLNSKQAFAMPHTSLSEPKYSSLHSSTLTSNAPSSSCSSSRHINTISGSSEAMRRACLPNPPSNIFGGLDESLLARAEALAAVDIVSQTKNHHHPPHHSPFKPDATYHTMNTHPCTSSSSSSSSVPISHPSALGSHHHHHHHHHHHQPHQGLEGDLLDHIAPGLALAGAMAGPDGSVVSTPAHPAHMAGMNHMHQAAINMAHAHGLPSHMGCMSDVDADPRDLEAFAERFKQRRIKLGVTQADVGSALANLKIPGVGSLSQSTICRFESLTLSHNNMIALKPILQAWLEEAEKSHREKLNKPELFNGAEKKRKRTSIAAPEKRSLEAYFAIQPRPSSEKIAAIAEKLDLKKNVVRVWFCNQRQKQKRMKYSACV